The genomic window TGCGCTCTGGTGGGGCGTGGTAAGATTATATcacttgataatttttattcaaacaaaGCATTGTATAacttaaaacaataacaaaagaTGAATTGTATAAGTTAAACCGTTTTATATTTAATGTAGTTCTTATGTAGCATCACTGTATACCAGTTACAATAAATGTAGACCACATAAATAgttattatttaaattgaaaGCCTATGTACCAAAATACTGCGGAAAGGGAGTTTAACTTGATAATCGACATGcatattgtcatgttgtaaattttgaatttaccaggtggcagtaaatacaaaatttacatcatGACAAGTTGTTATGtagtaaattttgtatttactgccacccagtaaatttaaaatttacaacatgacaatattATCAGATAGAATTATATCTAAATACAAAAttacattgtttaaataaattttgaaacaaaaaaaagagaTATATTGAAACAAGTAACTTCAGTATTGTGAAAATCAGGATTTTCTGTAAAGTAAAGATTTGAGTAATTTGACTTCATATCTACATAACTGTCCCGTGACaatgatattgatttaatttataaCTGTTCACTTATTACTGTACAATTATTCTGTACAATTATTACTGTATAGTACTGCACCtatgatttttatataacaGTGACAACAATTTGACAATCATgggattttttatttgatttattaatgGGTTTATTTTCTGAATTCCAGATCACCGTGACAACGATAGGGTACGGGGACACAGTGCCCCAGACCTGGATGGGGAGGATCGTCGCTTCCTGCTTCTCCGTCTTCGCCATATCCTTCTTCGCTCTTCCTGCAGTGAGTTCACAATCCTTATCTGATCTCTTAGTTAGGTAGtacttgctaaaaaaaattaaatgcatataattagtgtatattattgtttttgCACTCAGATTTCAGGGATAGGAATAACTTTGTTAGTAGTACTAACTTGATTTTAATCATCGACTTTTACAGGATACGTAACATGTTGGAATGCTATTGAAATTGTTATTTACAGgtaatttcattaaatgatatatatatatatatacataattgtaTTATCTGTTGCTAAACTGTTaatgtctttatttttctttaggGTATTCTGGGATCAGGGTTTGCTTTAAAAGTTCAACAAAAACAACGACAGAAACACTTTAATCGACAAATCCCCACCGCAGCATCTCTCATACAGGTAACACTAATTTATCCATATTACTAGAAAAACGTTTATTGAACTGCttttcattaattataaaatcaacacttactctaaaataaaataaatgtttctgtaaacatgaacataatatttatttaatataaaattattggaAAATATACAGTCTGTAAGCAGATTTCTGTTTTAACATGTTGATACtaagttttgaataattttcaaaatcctaaaTTGTTCAAATTTGTACGAGCTTTAACAACGAAATGTTTTAAAGTTGGTGTCCGTCCTTTATTGTGCTGAAGTTAAATAacgatttaaattaaatatttacagtgGTGTCTATGTCTAGTTTACTGTACTATTTTATCATTTCAGTGTCTGTGGCGATGTCACGCCGCCGAACCGCCATTTAAGTCGTCAGCGACATGGAAGGTTCACATAGAGGAGAAACGACATTTCGATAAACACCATCCCGGGTTTTCAAAATTGATGAATCATTCCATGAGTAAATTAAACAGTAAGCAGAACCCGAATTCCATGTCGAGATTCACACAAAAATCTAGTCTACTGAAGAAGAGACGCGGGTTTTCCCGATCAGCGAGTATATCGGATCGTCAGGGAAGTTGTCAATCGATCCCAGAATGTCCAGAGAAAACAAGCCCGGATCAGATCTGTGAGTTCAAAGTAGACTTAACTTATTAACGTAGATTGTCATTTTCACGTCGTGCCAAAATCtgggagttttttttcttgaacagTGTCGTCTcttctatactactatattaaaataatagactcgaattttttatctttaataccgagaaatcggaagaatactgtcttttgttttatatattttaaacataattggtACCTgcagattaccaatttgtttttattttttctcagttaaccttcgctaattaataatcaacgaaattTCCTCAAAAATTCCCGGAAATCACTtggatttttcggattttacaatcctgcgcttgcgcaatacattcacgctaacgggatctttagtttacgtttccacaatatcacatctgcatgaataaactcagaaatgataatacatatacgggtaaattttcattggacttttgctatatattctgttcatatatattaatgatttcttatgagagaaagtataaaataacaaatatacatttcaagtacatgtatctacttaattacttttgtcttcgtgatgacaaaaatatttgattacatgcgaAAACGTTACATCATATTTGttagagtgaagatagaatatgttttatcgtaaaaatgaataatgtcctacggacccagttttacaaagagaATACGtgaacgttggtgaaaaggtgttgaattcttccattctgtggattaaattttttagataaaaggtatttgcagtctgaaaaaggtttgttgtgatgaatttgactgttattttcaaggcaacttcattaactttctccataatcgttccggagcgattctgcaattttctgctacattacgggtataacggatgcattctaactgtggggagtgcctttcccgagacacagttagatttaccaaactaaggaaagtgtagtgaaattaataccattattgtaggcttatagctttgttatgcaaatttcaataataaactgtgtcgatgtacctattcgtaagtgtccgatatgcaatgtcaacccgtgcacgcacgggtcaaagtctagtaatcataagtaaaattcagaaacacttatattttttttatatatatagctGACGAGAACAACTCCCAATCCATGGAAATGGCAGAGTTCTCTATAGATGGTCAAGAAGAGGAATCTGTTTCAAAACCTCAGGAGTATGTTCTAATTTGTTGTGCATTGTAAGATTATCTTAACAGTATAATGATTTGATATACAATACCTTCAACCATACGGTACATGGAAATGATAGTTTGTCTTATAGTTATATTTGGCAGTTTAAAAACCACTGAATGTATATATGATGTATTTAGAGTTTTAGTGTTTTTTCCCAATGTTTCCGACTTCATTTGCATCATAgaaaacaaataatgtaaatccatgaaaaatattttaatctatttttaaaaaaaaatataatattctgtATGTAAATCTATGATTTGACGTTTTAATCTATTTGTAGATTAACAGAACAACACAAAATTATGATACGAGTCATCAGGAGAATAAAATTCTTTGTAGCCAGACGGCGATTTCAGGTAAAAAGACAAAGTAGGAGAGATAACTGTGATCTAACAATTGAGACCCATTTTTAAAAGcgctttaaattttgttttagtcattcaaacaatatttggCATTTGCACATAAAAtaccctctaactattgatttGAACTgatataaaaagataaaattatatagatCACCCCTTTGTTTACAGATCATTATATTTAGGCTGTAAAATGCAACCAAAcaagttaaaatttgaaatgatttaaCTTTTCACTAGATTAAATTTGATATAGTTTAACATGTAACTTGAATCGTTAAACTACAGTAACTCTTCTTTTTCCAAGTCCATGATTTAACAATGACTTTACACTGCAACACAATGTTTCAGttattgtgatttttttgtatgttaaGTTGGCCAGGAAACCTTATGACGTCAGGGATGTTATCGAGCAGTATTCTCAGGGACATTTAAACATGATGGTGCGGATCAAGGAACTCCAGAGAAGGTTTGTTATGTTGATAAAATtgactttatatttttatatgtagtATTTTACATTAATACAATATGACAAATGGtggtttttcaaattaattagattaaatatgattgtatggaatcattttatgTCTTGATAAACTTATTTCTTTGATAGTTAAACACAAACTGATCTGTGGGGACCAAATATGTTTgagttaaattatatttttcgtATCTAAATTGATGCAAAACCAAAGGTAAACCAAGGTCGACTTATaccatgattttaaaacgaaaactcatttgaacatatttcattGTAACAAATTGTTAGAGAGAGATTGGGCACAACTTATGAAAACGTATTCGCTCTCCCTACACACACCACAACACATTTAAGAATGTCTCACAATTTATGatgttttaagaataattttcatattgaaTTGTACAATATAAACCTGTTTACAACCATTCAACAAATAAGATAAAGATATGAAGACTATACTTTTGAATTAAGGATTTTCTAGTGCTTACTTATATCCCAGCACATTTTCTTattcaaatgataaaattatagaaCACATTTTGTATGTTTACAATTTAAGACTTTTTAAGActacaatgaaaattaaaacgcAGGGGGATCAAATAACTGACTCcgtaataaattatatacatttgaattatatatatatatatatatatatatatatatatatatatatatatatatatatatatatatatatatatatatttgaaatttaaataaattttaataattcgTCAGTATCTACTCATTTTCGAGcgttggttttcttttttgtttagaCTTGACACCACACTAGGGAAACCACTCCACGTTTTAACAAGAGACAAAGAGAGAACAACTGTGTTCTCTAAGCTCGCCAGTATGGAGAACCAGATGCGAGACCTTGACATGAAAATGGACCAGATTCTGGTGCTTCTTCACACACAACACCAAGAAACTCGTAATCAGCACCAGTGACTGTGATAGACACGTCCAATAATGACAACGAAGTGAGAAATCTAATTAACATTGTTGGTCAAAGAAAAAGAAGTCTTACATGCTAAAGGACACATTAATGAAGTCATTGTTGGAGTGATTGACCAGCAATTAAGTTAATAATTGACCTAATTTTGCTGTCTGTGCGAGTAGAGATTGACGAAAACTATATAATGGATAAAAGAACGAGATTCGCATCAGTAACCAAACAGTAGTTAATTGAAAACGACAGTTTGAATTTGATCACAACAAAAACATACAACTGTGAAAATACACTTTTGATATTCAAAGTGATTTAGCAATGATACTTTGAATATTGTTACTCACTGTATCTTATTGTAATTGTTGTTTATAAAGTGGTTATTCAAACATAATGTGTGGGCGTATTAATTTGtctattaaataatattaaagatATCATTAATCTATTTAACAGATACAGAGAAACTTCTCAATACTGGCACCCCTGTAAACCAGGACCCCTTAAATATCGTCCGAATTAAAAAGTCCCGGCCAGCACCCTCTATTTCTGGCATCCTCTAAAAACTGGACAACGGTCGTCTTATGTCGGCCAATTTTTAACAAACGTGAGAAATATACACTCGCACAACCGGCATATAGCCATAGGACAGACATAGTTGATTACAcgtttttgaaaacggaaaggtgTATTGAAACAATTATGCAATAGTTTAATTGCAATTCCTAATAACATGCGTaagtaaggttttggacttccatTTCTAGTACTTCCGTTTTCACGTAAAGAAATactcaaaattcatttaaacacAATATCTTTCTTACTCTTTGAATTACAGCATCCAAATTTTGGACTTAGCTGTATAGCATAGGCATTTTTATATatcttgctttttttttttagatattagaTCTCACATTTGAGAATAGCAGGatctaaaaccaaaaaatcaaatgaaccTTAGGATTTTATAAGAGTCCTAGACATTGTTCACATGGAAGTTATTAATGTATATTCTAGGTTTCAATCAAGACTAAAgtgtacttccggttttattattcaatggaaatcgtctatgggagtttcaatattaaattgaaataacgCGAGTCACATTTTATCAAGTTTTCTAATAAATGTTACGATATTTCATGTGTAATGAACATAGTAAATGTGCAGACCAGAAAAGGTTTctgatagaaaattaaaaaaaaataagggattTGGAGGGGTCGATATTCATTTTGATATCTTGTTTAGAATAAAGTTTACAGTTTAAAATGTGTAATCCAAGAGGCCATTTTTTGATTCCGTTTCGAGGTTTTTAGGAATCTatcatgtttatttattgctaaaaaCATTAGTCTTTGCCGATAAATCTTAATTTATCCTTGCCCTTTGACCTTTAAATTTTGAGCTATCAATAGAGATTTTTGTAAGAGAGTTGGATAGTCAAGGGTATTTTCAGCCTATATCAAACTCCTTTAAACAAAGAGCTTTGTATCAAGAAAGAAACgatattttaaatagtttatgGCAAAACAACTGGCAAAAcaacttatcaaatattatagaTTTATTGCATGTTTGTGAGGGagatataaaaatttattttcccaGGAAAAACATATTTCCGAGGGAAATATGCTTTTTCTGGTGGAATTAATCTTCATATCTCTCAAACGTTCatgcaataaattgttttttataccTTACGATATGTGATAATTTAGgttgtatttgtttttcaacAACTGAAAAGCAAAAACCTACATGTACTGACTGTTAACCGTTTCTTTCTATGTTAGTTCTCTGGTTTATAACGCAGCATTGTTAAGGTTTACTTTGTGGTCGCGCCGACCAGAGAGTACGggaaatgttaactatgacatcacacaaaacaagtcaaaaatgctaataaataatataatgacCGATTGTTATGGGTACGAAAACATCaaacaacattcaaaattaCCTATGCGTGTATCTTTGTAGTCAATTAAGTCCAACAAcgataaataaaaacaactgaCTGTTGTCGGTGCACTTGTCGATGTGACGTCATACTGTAATTTTTGacgcatattttgtgtagagagAGGCGgttcaatcaattttttaacattgaaaaatgtatCTTATAAATGAACAGAAGACACTCTTAAAAAAAGCATACCATTAAATCCTATCTTTTATGCTTGTTTTGATTCGGCATGTGATTGTTTTTTAGAGcgtgtattatttcttttctagaATATTTACTGTACTAGTTCGATGTGTTTGACTTCGGGAAGACTATCTAAATCCGCTTTTTACAAGGGCATACACTAAACAGATCATTACGATCTTTTGGATGTAAATTAAGGGAATGTTGAATTAATTCATTACAAAGTGCTGCTGCTTCGATGAAATTAATAGAATGAATTAGTAAATACGTAAAATATTAAGCGAAGGTCATATATATTCTAACCGGAgctcatttctttgatatttattctaataaaagaAGAACTCTATACAAAGCAGCAGCACTTTCCAAAATCTACCAGAAAAGTAgaaattaattatcattaaaacttttaattcatGTAAGGGTATGCccttgtaatattgaaatttgtttatgacCTCCATTCGGGAGAATTTTCAACATATGTCACGTGACTATCAATTTTGGGGGCCACACTAAGTGTCATACAAAGTagcatttactatactgtttcattttatattacatttacatcatgaaaaaatacatttacattattattttgtaataacaGATGCATCGTTTTTTAAACGTTTAAATCTGCTGATACTTTCATAGTTAGCCTTAACAGTGCTTTGAAGggattttaaatgttaataaagacTCTAATCCagttaaatttaagaatttaaactCGTGATTTTTAATGTGCATGAAAGGTTTTGCGTGGATTCCGACCAGGTGGAATAAGATGAAAACAATGACagggaaatatgaagttttACTGCACAGACATATGATTTTCTAGAACAcgttatataaaaatatcataaaggAGTATAATCATAAGGTATATGTGTTTGGTAATTTGTTGAGCACCAGCCCTCATGGATATTAGATaggcattttttttcattttcttacttgtcttataataaatattttctgtgAATTATTGCCTTATTCATTAGTTTTAACTTGTATATACTAACACAAACGTCTAGCATAATCTTAAGTTGTCGTAACACTTACAAGTTTATATTAAGTAGTTTggaatttattctttttttatttgaagttgaacaatcaaatacatttgtatacagTAAAGTGATTAtaacatttttgagaaaatttacttcaaaacaaattttttccttggaaaagagagagagagagagagagagagagagagagagagagagagagagagagagagagagagaactggTTGTTGAACATGAGTTAGAAATTGATTTATAGTTTTATATCATCTCTATACAGTCAGAGTATGCTATAATTCTTCAGTCAAGTTTATTAAGAAGAAAAAGCCAAGTTTCCGATCTCTTATAGAAATCACCTTATCTGCAATTTTGGGTAGCTATATATCTTAGAGTTGATATATGTGTTTCAATATCTATAAGTAATTCATGACTTGTTAGTGCTTCATTAAGACATCTTTTCCTATAGATATAGGATTTCATAACCAAGAAGATAGAATAAATGTCTGTACAAATGGGGTCAGGGTGTAGcctgaatataaaaattaaaggatTTTGGAATATTTTATGGTTTACTAGCACACAcggaaataattcaaaataacaagAATTCAATGACATCCTCATTATTTTTTAGTACAGTACTCTATATCTAGGCATTAtgagttttaacaattttctctTTCTTATTTACAGAATGTAATCAGAGCAACGACGAAACTTTCCTTGCGTCTTTGCAACAAAAGAACGAAACAACATGAGAGAAGACCTCTTTCTGGTGCAAACAACAAACACCAAGTCATTGAGAAAACATTCTTAGATAACTGCAGAGAAAATGGTACTGTGTGGTAGATGCAGACGAGAGTATTAAACAAATATCACACAGTAAAGGAATCATCAGGGAATATACGGACCCAAACCTGTTGTCCAAACAGAGGCAAAAGCATGAGCGGAATTTTCCCCAAAGAATATATCGTTACCCCTCCCATCAATAGGAGGCTGTCATTCTATATATTGCGTTTGCAAAAAGCGGGGGACTAAGTTGATAGTTGTTTCATCAAAAGCAAGGTTTAATTGTTTTCGTACAAGAATGTTATCAAGGTGCTGCAAGGTACATATTGCCGATGCCATGATCACCGAGAAGTCAGTCAATGTGATGAACAACTTCAAGCAAAACATGAACTTCAATAGAACAGTGGAACAAACTAAACTtctttgtgtataattataatttccCTTGTTTCACCCTTCCGGTTAATCTTTTGGGGAGCTCCTTGTGTTAATACTTTAACCCTTGGTTACCGTGGTAACATCAATCCTGTGGGGCGCCTCTCCTTGATACCTTAAATAGTTGGTAAAAGAATGCACGGGTGGTACCCGGGAACATCAGCCGATAGACGTGGTCGTCATCCCGTCTAATGTTCAGGGGCCTGTTTTCAGAAAAACACCCAATTTTTTTAACGTTTTAACCACAGGCGTTTGAATAGTTTTTCGGTagtatgtatttctttttgtttattttatccgGGACTCTTTTGCCTTGTTTTGCTGTTAAATTTCCCGTCCCTACAAAACGTCAATTCCTGGCAGGGAAGGAGGGTTCTTGGGTGCTGAAATATTTCCGGCTCCTGTATTTATGACTAGCCGTTTTCATTTTCATGGGATATTTTATAGAGACCGCTGTTCTACAGTGAGTGAGTGAACTACGGCGACCCTTTCGACACATTCTAAAATtacttatgaatttatacctgtGGTTGATCCTCGCAGTTTTACAAGTTTAAACTTAACATTGTGAAAGTTTGATATTTATGATTGTATAATTTGtgtcatttgaaaatattcttcataTTGAGTTTATTGAAAGAAACTTCAATCGGTGTAAACCAGGCCATGGGTCATTTACATCACCAAATAAAACTTTCGTTTAATGCAGCCTCGGTAGACCCGTGCAGCATATGAACATTCTACTCCAACTTAGTTCTCGTTATTGCCGATAAACCTGACATGACTGTCCTGAGGGTTCATCAAAACCACGTGCACCGGAACGGGGCTGACACAATAtacttttatttcattcaattatttcatttgtatatttccgtttgtttttttgttgttgaaatttctgtttaattcttattttattttgttattaaatattttgttaaaaattttatactTGTTTTTTTGATTTATGTAAGGTCATCAGGATACATAATCACACATCCTCACAAACATATATCATGACTCTTCTCGGTAAAGTAAGTGAGGCACTGCTGAAATAAGATGAAAAGGGgattaactttgattttaccTTCAGTGATACGGACATAAACAAATTGACTGGTCTCAACAGAACAGCATTTGAAAACTTGTATACATATCTGTCGTCAATCGATCATGATACACAGGTTCGAAGTGCGAGGAACTATTTGGGTATTTACCTCACAAAATTGAAAACcggtttatcaaataaaatattagcTACATTTTCCCAAGTTTCCAGAGAATCTATCAGGTGTGCCTTTTAATCGGtcagaaaaaaatctattaCAAACATTTACGCCACATCATATCGGTTTCGAACATGTAACAAGAGAATATCTCATTAGAAACAACACCCGTCCCTTGGCCCAGACtctatttgtttaaatttgttagatggaacataaaaatatattcaaaaaaattctcaatttcGGTTCCAGCGCTGTTCTTACATTTTGCACAAACACCGGCCTCTAATAAAGATGATGGTGGTAGTGTCTACTTCTGGCTATTTTGTAAGCgtcattggaccatatatatcTGATGCCCAGAATAATGATGCAAAGATACTGAAACACATGTTTGACCACGACAAAGAAGAAATAATAAACTGGGCGAAGGATGGAGATGTTTTCGTTGTTGACAGAGGGTTTAGAGATTCGGTAGATTTTCTTAGCGACATCGGCATAAAGACGGAAATGcctgtcttttttaaaaaaaggacaaCAACAGCTGAATACAGAAGAAAGTAATACTTTGTCATTTAAGTCAGGTGGGTGGTTGAATCGGCAACGCTAGACTTAAATCCTGTATTTTGACAGAGTTCTTCCAAACACTCTCATACGTTTTGTTGGCGAAGATATTTCGATAGCAGCAGCTCTTTGTAACAAATATCTACCAGCGCTAAGCGCTGTAAAGGACGACGAGGAAACCATTGGGTGTAAAATGTTTCACCTTTCAAGACTAAATAATGACCTGCAGATTCGAGTGAAAAGAGACAATCTTGACAAAATAAGAGGACACTGGCAGAAAATTGATGCAGCTGATATAAAGTTTCCAGCAATGACAGAAAAGGGGGATCAGAGGATTGGCAATCGGGATGTATCAAGTAGGTTTCGCAAAGTGATATGAGcaagaaaattttaatgaaaactcaGAATTTGAATTCATGGTAAACCAACTCGATCCCCATTTGATATGCACCAAACCTCAAGGTCGTCATATTTCGTCGAAATCCTACTTGCTAAGGAAAGTGTTTGACGACTTCCAAGTATGCGCGACATCTCGCTCAATCATTTCCCCATATTACTGACTGGACCCAAACATGCAAGACGCAAAAGATATGCCACAACCAGAGGAAATCGATGACAGTGACTCTAGTGATGACGGATGTATTgaagaataacatttttctgggtttttaaaTTCAGACTACTTGCATGACAATGAATAAAGTAATATCCCTTGAAGGACACATCTGAATCATTATgtgatttttacatgtatttgttataagCTGCTCAGTTTACCTTTATTTCGGTTTCATGGATATCAGTTCCACTTAGTGCATTAAGGTCAAGGGGTAGGACTAAGGGGTAGGTTGGGGTATTAACCACCTTTACTAATcgaatataatattatttttttcaacggATCTGTAtgctataaatataatatacatatattatttaagTTATTTAACATACATTCAGATTCTTGATATATCCGACTTTAAGTTAGAAATTGGCGATTTTTCAGTGAAGTATAAAACTTGCTCAAAAcatctaaaaattcaaaaaagggggggggggggtaaaaagcGTGTTTGTGTATTCAATTAGACCTGTTTGTTTAATCCAtgaacattttttcaattttttttgtgggACCAAATTTGGCTGTTATAGCCCCTACGTCTTTTAATAACCAGATCTCCGCCCCTAAACCATATTCATTATTGCTCCTTGTGTTAATGCGCATCAAATGATAAATAGGTTATG from Magallana gigas chromosome 9, xbMagGiga1.1, whole genome shotgun sequence includes these protein-coding regions:
- the LOC105334644 gene encoding potassium voltage-gated channel subfamily KQT member 1; its protein translation is MEAGDETQRALLNHSTTAPSRLNEEPPTNNNHLSRSPSKRYDAPPGNRTEGSGSAWMEFKPVINQMDKILENKYRVRNKTQMTLTVQGKVYNFLERPTGWKCFIYHFTVFMMVLICLIFSVLSTIDQYTEFANETLFYMEIVLVVFFGLEYVVRLWAAGCRSKYMGLAGRVRFARKPISVIDFLVVTASIVVLSVGSNGQVFATSAIRGVRFLQILRMLHVDRQGGTWRLLGSVVYIHRQELITTLYIGFLGLIFSSYFVYLAEKENGSTDFTSYADALWWGVITVTTIGYGDTVPQTWMGRIVASCFSVFAISFFALPAGILGSGFALKVQQKQRQKHFNRQIPTAASLIQCLWRCHAAEPPFKSSATWKVHIEEKRHFDKHHPGFSKLMNHSMSKLNSKQNPNSMSRFTQKSSLLKKRRGFSRSASISDRQGSCQSIPECPEKTSPDQISDENNSQSMEMAEFSIDGQEEESVSKPQELTEQHKIMIRVIRRIKFFVARRRFQLARKPYDVRDVIEQYSQGHLNMMVRIKELQRRLDTTLGKPLHVLTRDKERTTVFSKLASMENQMRDLDMKMDQILVLLHTQHQETRNQHQ